A single Flavobacterium sp. 1 DNA region contains:
- the ychF gene encoding redox-regulated ATPase YchF, with amino-acid sequence MKAGIVGLPNVGKSTLFNCLSNAKAQSANFPFCTIEPNIGVVNVPDPRINKLEELVKPERVQMATVDIVDIAGLVKGASKGEGLGNQFLGNIRECNAIIHVLRCFDNDNIVHVDGNVNPIRDKETIDIELQLKDLETVEKRLEKVNRAAKTGNKEAQTEKALLDRIRENLLQAKSARTIIPQSNDEEVLMESFQLITAKPVLYVCNVDENSAVNGNKYVDQVRELVKDEEAEVIILSVGAEADITELESYEERQVFLEDMGLTEPGASVLIRAAYKLLKQQTYFTAGVKEVRAWTINIGSTAPQAAGVIHTDFEKGFIRAEVISYEDYVQYGSEAKAKEAGKFKVEGKEYIVKDGDVMHFRFNV; translated from the coding sequence ATGAAAGCAGGAATTGTAGGGTTACCAAATGTTGGAAAATCAACATTATTCAATTGTTTATCGAACGCAAAAGCGCAAAGTGCTAATTTTCCGTTTTGTACTATCGAACCTAATATTGGAGTTGTAAACGTTCCAGATCCAAGAATCAATAAATTGGAAGAACTAGTAAAGCCAGAGCGCGTTCAAATGGCTACTGTAGATATCGTTGATATTGCAGGTTTAGTAAAAGGAGCCAGTAAAGGTGAAGGTTTAGGAAATCAATTTCTTGGAAACATTAGAGAATGTAATGCTATTATTCATGTATTGCGCTGTTTTGACAATGACAATATTGTTCATGTTGACGGAAATGTAAACCCAATCCGTGACAAAGAAACTATCGATATTGAATTGCAGTTAAAAGATTTAGAAACGGTAGAAAAACGTTTAGAAAAAGTAAACCGTGCTGCAAAAACTGGAAATAAAGAAGCGCAGACCGAAAAAGCACTTTTGGACCGCATCAGAGAAAATTTATTGCAGGCAAAATCGGCAAGAACAATTATTCCTCAAAGTAATGACGAAGAAGTTTTGATGGAAAGTTTTCAATTGATTACTGCAAAACCGGTATTGTATGTTTGTAATGTTGATGAAAATTCAGCTGTAAACGGGAATAAATATGTAGATCAGGTTCGTGAATTAGTTAAAGATGAAGAAGCCGAAGTAATTATCCTTTCGGTAGGAGCAGAAGCTGATATCACCGAATTAGAAAGCTACGAAGAACGCCAGGTTTTCCTAGAGGATATGGGATTGACCGAGCCTGGAGCATCAGTTTTAATTCGTGCCGCTTACAAATTATTGAAACAGCAAACGTATTTCACTGCAGGTGTCAAAGAAGTTCGTGCATGGACTATCAATATTGGATCAACTGCACCACAAGCTGCAGGAGTTATCCATACCGATTTCGAGAAAGGATTCATCCGTGCCGAAGTAATATCATACGAAGATTATGTTCAATATGGTTCAGAAGCAAAAGCTAAAGAAGCAGGGAAATTCAAAGTTGAAGGAAAAGAATATATTGTGAAAGACGGTGACGTAATGCACTTTAGATTCAATGTATAG
- a CDS encoding TonB-dependent receptor, producing MKKIIQLFFLLNITFMLAQKEVSGVVKDKTGNPLTGVNVLEKGTKNGVPTDINGAYKLNVNESATLTFSYIGYKTVSKTANTAIIDVILSEEGEQELQEVQIVGSRNAKRTVVNSAVPIDVISMKDVTTQSGKIEINELLQYVAPSFNANKQSGSDGADHVDPASLRGMGPDQTLVLINGKRRHQSSLINLFGTRGRGNTGTDLNAIPASSIKRIEILRDGAAAQYGSDAIAGVINIVTNDNVNEFTGAVTYGAFNTDAKGDFPVGTANTKDYRLDQNGNGNTFGKNKAFDGGSVKIGANYGTTIGTKGGFVNVTGEFLNKNKTLRPGFDFRKGFGEAEIQGVNLFVNLAIPISEKTQFYAFGGSNFRDTDAYAFTRNDGERVVESIYPGGYTPRITSKINDNSIAAGIRTETTGGWKWDLSNTLGKNKFHYDIKGTINASLEENSPREFDAGGHSLLQNTTNLDVSKNYGDILSGLNVAFGTEFRVEQFEIFAGEEGSYATYDTNGKPITDPTTQSAPIDPISGEARPGGSQGFPGYSPLNEVNKNRTNFSLYSDAELDVTEAFMVSGAVRFENYSDFGSTLNGKLASRLKINSHINLRGSVSTGFRAPSLAQIYYNLRFTNFSSAGATEVLLAPNDSEITKAFGIQKLNEEKAVNASLGFTANYGDFTATVDGYLINVKDRIVLTGYFDASQLGMNVDKAQFFVNGVDTKTTGLDVVLSWKKIINKNRFSAALVGNINDMKIDKVKNGDLDEKTFFGERDKAFLLASAPPSKFGLNLNYGRKWFDAGLAFTRFSEVKLLDYQMDEDPEDYRTSPNETEAQIFANQKTAATDTYGAKIVTDLTLGFKLSKSLKLSVGANNLLNIYPDQQDDWVEAGGYWDAVQMGFNGAYYYTRLGFTF from the coding sequence ATGAAAAAAATTATTCAATTATTCTTTTTGCTAAACATCACGTTTATGCTCGCGCAAAAAGAAGTATCGGGAGTCGTAAAAGACAAAACAGGCAATCCGCTTACAGGAGTTAACGTTCTTGAAAAAGGGACTAAGAATGGCGTTCCTACAGACATTAATGGCGCATATAAACTAAATGTAAATGAAAGTGCAACTTTGACTTTTAGTTATATTGGTTATAAAACTGTTTCTAAGACAGCCAATACAGCAATAATCGATGTGATTTTATCGGAAGAAGGGGAACAAGAACTTCAAGAGGTCCAAATTGTAGGTTCGAGAAATGCCAAAAGAACCGTAGTCAATTCGGCAGTTCCTATTGATGTTATCAGTATGAAAGACGTTACGACACAAAGCGGAAAAATTGAAATCAATGAACTGCTGCAATATGTCGCTCCTTCCTTTAATGCCAACAAACAGTCAGGTTCGGATGGTGCAGATCACGTAGACCCTGCTTCATTAAGAGGTATGGGACCAGATCAAACCCTTGTCTTGATTAATGGAAAAAGAAGACATCAATCCTCTCTAATCAACCTTTTTGGAACTCGAGGCCGTGGAAATACTGGTACCGATTTGAATGCGATTCCAGCTTCATCCATCAAAAGAATTGAAATATTAAGAGATGGCGCAGCTGCTCAATATGGTTCTGATGCTATTGCGGGAGTAATCAATATTGTTACAAATGATAATGTTAATGAATTTACGGGTGCTGTAACTTATGGTGCTTTTAATACGGATGCAAAAGGTGATTTCCCTGTCGGAACTGCCAATACAAAAGACTACAGATTAGATCAAAATGGAAACGGAAATACTTTCGGAAAAAATAAGGCTTTCGATGGCGGATCTGTAAAAATAGGTGCTAATTATGGCACAACTATTGGAACTAAAGGAGGTTTTGTAAATGTTACGGGAGAATTTTTAAATAAAAACAAAACTTTACGACCTGGTTTCGATTTTAGAAAAGGTTTTGGAGAAGCTGAAATTCAAGGTGTTAATTTATTCGTGAATCTTGCTATTCCAATCTCGGAAAAAACACAGTTTTATGCTTTTGGAGGAAGTAATTTCAGAGATACTGATGCTTATGCTTTTACAAGAAACGATGGCGAACGTGTAGTTGAATCCATCTACCCAGGCGGATATACACCAAGAATTACATCAAAAATCAATGATAATTCGATTGCTGCTGGTATTAGAACTGAAACTACTGGCGGATGGAAATGGGACCTTAGTAATACTTTAGGAAAAAACAAATTTCATTATGATATAAAAGGAACTATCAATGCTTCACTTGAAGAGAATTCGCCAAGAGAATTTGATGCCGGCGGACATAGTTTACTTCAAAATACGACAAATTTAGATGTTTCAAAAAATTATGGCGATATTCTTAGCGGACTAAATGTAGCCTTTGGTACTGAATTTAGAGTTGAACAATTCGAAATTTTCGCAGGAGAAGAAGGCTCCTATGCTACTTATGACACTAACGGGAAACCAATTACAGACCCAACAACTCAAAGCGCTCCAATTGACCCTATTTCTGGAGAAGCTAGACCTGGAGGCTCGCAAGGTTTTCCTGGATACAGCCCACTAAATGAAGTAAATAAAAACCGCACCAATTTCTCTTTATATTCAGACGCCGAGCTAGATGTTACTGAAGCTTTTATGGTAAGCGGAGCAGTTCGTTTTGAAAACTACAGTGATTTTGGAAGCACTTTAAATGGCAAATTAGCTTCGAGACTTAAAATTAATAGTCATATTAATCTAAGAGGTTCAGTAAGTACAGGTTTCCGTGCACCGTCATTAGCCCAGATATATTACAATTTGCGTTTTACAAACTTTAGTTCAGCTGGGGCGACCGAAGTGTTATTAGCGCCAAATGACAGCGAGATAACGAAAGCTTTTGGAATTCAAAAATTAAATGAAGAAAAAGCTGTAAATGCATCTTTGGGTTTTACAGCTAATTATGGCGATTTTACAGCAACTGTAGACGGTTATTTAATTAATGTTAAAGATAGAATCGTATTGACTGGTTATTTTGATGCTTCACAATTAGGTATGAATGTAGATAAAGCTCAATTTTTCGTTAATGGCGTAGATACAAAAACAACAGGACTTGATGTCGTTTTATCTTGGAAAAAAATTATTAATAAAAATAGATTTAGCGCAGCTCTTGTTGGAAATATCAACGATATGAAAATTGACAAAGTAAAAAATGGAGATTTAGATGAAAAAACATTTTTTGGAGAACGTGATAAAGCCTTTTTACTAGCTTCTGCTCCACCTAGCAAATTTGGTCTAAACCTTAATTATGGAAGAAAATGGTTTGATGCAGGTTTAGCTTTTACAAGATTTAGCGAAGTAAAACTTTTAGATTATCAAATGGACGAAGACCCGGAAGATTACAGAACTTCTCCAAATGAAACTGAAGCACAAATATTCGCAAATCAAAAAACAGCTGCCACAGATACTTACGGCGCTAAAATTGTAACCGATTTGACTTTAGGATTTAAGCTGTCAAAATCTCTTAAGTTAAGCGTTGGTGCCAATAACTTGCTAAACATTTATCCTGATCAGCAAGATGACTGGGTTGAAGCTGGAGGATATTGGGATGCAGTACAAATGGGTTTCAATGGAGCCTATTATTATACTCGACTAGGTTTTACATTCTAA
- a CDS encoding class I SAM-dependent methyltransferase, whose amino-acid sequence MANLFNGKMAAIFDAMYQSFIDYDEEYEFYNRLIQEKNCSSILEIGSGTGNLAKRFQANNQNYIGLDYSQSMIEIAQNRNKDCTFIHGDMRNFELEKPVDVIIITGRSTSYLINNEDIIDTFECVYKNLNPSGVFIFDIIDANRFIPFIKENETIVHEASYEGINYVRESHWETTPLENFMLDWNATYYQITDDKKEVLSEDFSTVRVFTLNEIELFLYLNNFEILKVIDRKTYAYDTYVIMSQKRRL is encoded by the coding sequence ATGGCAAATTTATTTAATGGAAAAATGGCGGCTATTTTTGATGCCATGTACCAGAGCTTTATCGATTATGATGAAGAATATGAATTTTACAATAGATTAATCCAAGAAAAAAACTGCAGTTCAATACTAGAAATTGGAAGCGGCACTGGAAATCTGGCCAAACGTTTTCAAGCAAATAATCAGAATTACATTGGGCTTGATTACAGCCAAAGCATGATTGAAATTGCCCAAAATAGAAACAAAGACTGTACTTTTATACATGGAGACATGCGGAATTTTGAACTGGAAAAACCTGTAGATGTCATTATTATAACTGGTCGTTCAACAAGCTATTTAATCAACAATGAAGATATTATAGATACTTTTGAATGTGTTTACAAAAATTTAAATCCAAGCGGTGTTTTTATTTTTGATATTATTGATGCCAATCGTTTTATTCCTTTTATTAAAGAAAATGAGACCATTGTTCATGAAGCTTCTTATGAAGGAATTAATTATGTGCGGGAAAGCCACTGGGAAACCACTCCATTAGAAAATTTCATGCTGGACTGGAATGCTACATACTATCAAATTACAGACGATAAAAAAGAGGTTCTGTCTGAGGATTTCTCTACAGTTCGGGTTTTCACCTTAAATGAAATCGAACTTTTCCTATATCTTAATAATTTTGAAATACTGAAAGTCATTGACCGAAAAACATATGCTTATGACACTTATGTAATTATGAGCCAAAAAAGAAGACTCTAA
- a CDS encoding 4Fe-4S dicluster domain-containing protein, whose amino-acid sequence MAIIITDECINCGACEPECPNTAIYEGADDWRYKDGTKLKGKVILPDGTEVDSDEAQTPISDEIYYIVPGKCTECKGFHDEPQCAAVCPVDCCIPDDNHVETEETLLNRQSFLHNE is encoded by the coding sequence ATGGCAATTATAATAACTGACGAATGCATCAACTGCGGGGCTTGTGAACCAGAGTGTCCAAATACAGCAATATATGAAGGAGCAGATGACTGGAGGTATAAAGATGGTACAAAACTGAAAGGAAAAGTAATTTTGCCTGATGGTACCGAAGTAGATTCAGATGAGGCACAAACGCCAATCTCTGATGAAATCTATTATATCGTTCCAGGAAAATGTACTGAATGTAAAGGATTTCATGATGAGCCTCAATGTGCTGCGGTATGTCCTGTTGACTGCTGTATTCCAGATGACAACCATGTTGAAACTGAAGAGACTTTGTTAAACAGACAGTCTTTCCTGCATAATGAATAA
- a CDS encoding acyl-CoA reductase, whose protein sequence is MTLDTKKSAFVKLGEFLNQFKDENCIKDETVSGNDLFFEKFIDLIQLSQSHNGWYTPEQVHFAIASWAEALTEDNLTKWLSEYDFSAVKPKNAALILAGNIPLVGFHDFLSVLLTGHNVLIKTSSNDQHLLPFLVNYLIAAEPDLKNKITFVEGKLENFDAVIATGSNNTARYFEYYFKDKPSIIRKNRNSIAVLNGEETKEQLVALGEDIFRYFGLGCRNVSKLFVPKDYSFEPFFEAIFEYQDVIHYEKYANNYDYNKAVFLMSNFKLLDNGFLTLKEDSSYSSPISSVFYERYENLEDLQKRLEDESQQIQCIVSNNLVKNSIPFGVAQKPNLWDYADNVDTVLFLLTV, encoded by the coding sequence ATGACATTAGATACAAAAAAAAGTGCATTTGTTAAACTAGGGGAATTCTTAAATCAATTTAAAGATGAAAATTGCATCAAGGATGAAACTGTATCGGGTAATGATCTGTTTTTTGAAAAATTTATCGATTTAATTCAGCTTTCCCAATCTCATAATGGCTGGTATACACCAGAACAAGTTCATTTTGCAATTGCCTCTTGGGCAGAAGCATTAACAGAAGATAATTTAACGAAATGGCTTTCCGAATATGATTTTAGTGCCGTAAAACCTAAAAACGCAGCACTAATATTAGCGGGAAATATTCCTCTGGTTGGCTTTCATGATTTCTTGTCTGTTTTGCTGACTGGACATAATGTCTTGATTAAAACATCATCAAACGACCAGCACTTATTGCCTTTCTTGGTCAATTATCTAATTGCTGCTGAACCCGATTTAAAGAACAAAATTACATTTGTTGAAGGAAAACTAGAAAATTTTGATGCCGTAATAGCTACTGGAAGCAACAACACCGCTCGTTATTTTGAATATTATTTCAAAGACAAGCCATCGATCATACGAAAAAACAGAAATTCTATTGCAGTATTAAATGGAGAAGAAACCAAAGAACAGCTAGTTGCATTAGGAGAAGATATTTTTAGATACTTTGGATTGGGATGCCGCAATGTTTCGAAACTGTTTGTTCCAAAAGACTATTCTTTTGAGCCTTTTTTTGAAGCTATTTTTGAATACCAAGATGTCATTCATTACGAGAAATATGCTAATAATTACGACTACAACAAAGCCGTTTTCCTGATGAGTAATTTCAAGTTATTAGACAATGGCTTTTTGACTCTTAAGGAAGATTCGAGCTACAGTTCCCCTATCTCAAGCGTGTTTTATGAACGTTATGAAAACCTGGAGGATTTACAAAAGCGTTTGGAAGACGAAAGCCAGCAGATTCAATGCATCGTAAGCAATAATCTTGTAAAGAACAGTATCCCGTTTGGAGTTGCTCAAAAACCAAATTTATGGGATTATGCAGATAACGTTGATACCGTATTGTTTTTATTAACGGTATAA
- the serC gene encoding 3-phosphoserine/phosphohydroxythreonine transaminase — protein sequence MKKHNYSAGPCILPQEVFEKSAQAILNFNGSGLSLLEISHRSKDFVAVMEEARALVLELLDLKGKGYQAIFLGGGASLEFLMVPYNILKENGKAAYLDTGTWASAAIKEAQYFGNTTVVASSKEQNYNHIPKGYTIPADADYFHCTSNNTIFGTQMKEFPETDIPLVCDMSSDIFSRKIDFSKFDVIYAGAQKNMGPAGTTLVVIKEEILGKTGRTIPSMLDYAKHIKADSMYNTPPVFPVYASLLTLQWLKKIGGIEAIEKINDAKAALLYAEIDRNPLFRGTAAVEDRSNMNATFLLNDESHAAKFDEMCKAAGINGLPGHRSVGGYRASMYNALPLESVQVLVDVMKALETKI from the coding sequence ATGAAAAAACACAACTACAGCGCAGGACCATGTATTTTACCACAAGAAGTTTTTGAAAAATCAGCTCAAGCTATTTTAAATTTTAATGGCTCTGGTTTATCACTATTAGAAATTTCGCATCGTAGTAAAGATTTTGTTGCCGTAATGGAAGAAGCGAGAGCTTTAGTTTTAGAACTTTTGGATCTAAAAGGAAAAGGATATCAAGCCATATTTCTTGGAGGAGGTGCCAGTTTAGAATTCCTGATGGTTCCTTACAACATCCTGAAAGAAAATGGAAAAGCAGCATATTTGGATACTGGAACTTGGGCTTCGGCAGCAATAAAAGAAGCACAATACTTTGGCAATACAACCGTTGTTGCATCTTCAAAAGAACAAAATTACAATCATATTCCAAAAGGATACACCATACCTGCCGATGCAGATTATTTCCACTGCACCAGCAACAACACTATTTTTGGAACTCAAATGAAGGAATTTCCAGAAACAGACATACCGCTTGTCTGTGATATGAGTTCTGATATTTTTTCTAGAAAAATTGATTTTTCAAAATTTGATGTTATTTATGCTGGCGCACAAAAAAATATGGGCCCTGCTGGAACCACTTTGGTTGTTATCAAAGAAGAAATTCTTGGCAAAACCGGACGCACGATTCCAAGTATGCTGGATTATGCTAAACATATCAAAGCAGACAGTATGTACAATACACCACCAGTTTTTCCAGTTTATGCATCTTTGTTAACCTTGCAATGGTTGAAGAAAATTGGGGGAATTGAGGCCATCGAAAAAATAAACGATGCTAAAGCTGCTTTACTTTATGCTGAAATAGACAGAAACCCATTATTTAGAGGAACTGCTGCAGTTGAAGACCGTTCTAATATGAATGCAACGTTTTTATTGAACGACGAATCTCATGCCGCTAAATTTGACGAAATGTGCAAAGCGGCTGGAATTAATGGACTGCCGGGACACCGTTCTGTTGGCGGTTACAGAGCTTCTATGTACAATGCGCTTCCGCTGGAAAGCGTTCAGGTTCTTGTTGATGTAATGAAAGCTTTAGAAACAAAAATTTAA
- a CDS encoding D-2-hydroxyacid dehydrogenase: MKILANDGISKSGIDALEKSGFEVITTKVAQEQVANFINKNDIGVLLVRSATKVRRDIIDACPSLKIIGRGGVGMDNIDVEYAKNKGIHVINTPASSSESVAELVFAHLFTGVRFLHDSNRNMPLEGDTNFENLKKAYANGIELRGKTLGIIGMGRIGKAVARMAVGLGMKVIYSDMHIPHKDLKIHFFDGQTISISLTSQSLESLFKESDFITLHVPAQDDYVIGEKDFELMKDGVGIINCARGGAIDEVALIEALDSGKVLFAGLDVYENEPNPEITILMNPKISLTPHIGAATEEAQDRIGIELAHQIIQLLN; encoded by the coding sequence ATGAAGATATTAGCAAACGACGGAATTTCCAAAAGTGGTATTGATGCTTTGGAAAAATCTGGTTTTGAAGTTATTACTACAAAAGTAGCACAGGAACAAGTTGCTAATTTTATAAACAAAAATGACATAGGAGTTCTATTAGTCCGCAGCGCTACAAAGGTTCGCAGAGATATTATTGATGCTTGCCCAAGTCTTAAAATTATTGGCCGTGGTGGTGTTGGAATGGATAATATTGATGTTGAATATGCCAAAAACAAAGGAATTCATGTTATAAATACTCCGGCGTCTTCATCAGAATCTGTGGCCGAATTGGTTTTTGCGCATTTGTTTACAGGTGTAAGATTCCTTCATGATTCGAACAGAAACATGCCTCTTGAAGGCGATACCAACTTTGAAAATTTGAAAAAAGCGTATGCCAATGGTATTGAACTTAGAGGTAAAACACTTGGGATCATAGGCATGGGACGCATTGGCAAGGCTGTTGCTAGAATGGCTGTTGGACTAGGAATGAAAGTGATTTACAGCGACATGCACATACCGCATAAAGACCTTAAAATTCATTTTTTTGACGGACAAACAATTAGTATATCGCTTACTTCTCAGTCTTTGGAATCGCTGTTTAAAGAATCAGATTTTATTACTTTGCACGTTCCTGCTCAAGACGATTACGTGATTGGTGAGAAAGATTTTGAACTGATGAAAGACGGTGTTGGAATTATAAACTGCGCCCGTGGCGGTGCTATTGATGAAGTAGCATTAATAGAAGCACTGGACAGCGGAAAAGTGTTATTTGCAGGATTAGATGTTTATGAGAATGAGCCTAATCCCGAAATTACAATTTTAATGAACCCAAAAATTTCATTAACACCACATATTGGAGCTGCTACCGAAGAAGCCCAAGACCGAATTGGCATTGAACTGGCACATCAAATCATTCAACTGCTAAATTAA
- a CDS encoding DUF6146 family protein — protein sequence MKNSICILLFLCVIIACSTSKSNISNPEKPKATSNDTIKIVNEELQYEVIIIEPGFDFWLQSTAYPRGYYSQSYLENKNNFYVLEWNSRVRQPQLYPPNLYEMTIDYQPSINYGYEVNYLIYNYMIYFQNKYNQRLYGRVPPR from the coding sequence ATGAAAAATTCTATCTGCATATTACTTTTTCTCTGTGTAATTATTGCGTGCAGTACTTCCAAATCTAATATTTCTAATCCAGAAAAACCAAAAGCCACGAGTAATGATACCATAAAAATTGTAAATGAAGAATTACAGTATGAAGTCATTATTATAGAGCCGGGTTTTGATTTTTGGCTGCAGTCCACCGCTTATCCGAGAGGCTATTATTCACAGTCCTATTTAGAAAACAAAAATAATTTTTATGTTCTGGAATGGAACAGCCGCGTTCGCCAACCTCAACTTTATCCACCTAATTTATACGAAATGACCATCGATTATCAACCATCGATTAATTATGGTTATGAAGTAAACTATCTTATTTATAACTACATGATTTATTTTCAGAACAAATACAATCAAAGATTATATGGCCGTGTTCCTCCTAGATAG
- a CDS encoding DUF6787 family protein, with protein MKGLKQRWGLTSNWQLAIIFVVFAITGSASAWLSKPFCVWLGIAKEGLGHWYTPIRLLLIFPIYQVLLVAIGFLFGQFKFFWAFEKKMLRSMGLGFIFKK; from the coding sequence ATGAAAGGATTAAAACAGCGTTGGGGGCTAACATCCAATTGGCAATTGGCAATAATATTTGTAGTTTTTGCTATTACGGGATCAGCGTCTGCATGGTTGTCTAAACCATTTTGTGTTTGGTTAGGAATTGCAAAAGAAGGTTTAGGCCACTGGTACACTCCTATTCGCCTGTTGCTAATTTTCCCAATTTATCAAGTTTTATTAGTTGCGATAGGTTTCCTTTTTGGGCAATTTAAATTCTTTTGGGCTTTTGAAAAGAAAATGCTCAGAAGTATGGGGCTAGGGTTTATTTTTAAAAAATAA
- a CDS encoding ABC transporter ATP-binding protein: MIHAKNLHKFYDQLEVLKGVDLHIKKGEIVSIVGASGAGKTTLLQILGTLDKPSTKKENENQSIENQSSLVINNEDILKMNDKSLSKFRNLNLGFIFQFHQLLPEFTALENVCIPAYIAGKKVSETEKEAKKLLDYLGLSHRINHKPNELSGGEQQRVAVARALINKPDVIFADEPSGNLDTHSAENLHQLFFQLRDEFGQTFVIVTHNEELANMADRKLIMVDGQISNE, encoded by the coding sequence ATGATACACGCAAAAAACTTACATAAATTTTATGATCAGCTTGAAGTATTAAAAGGAGTAGATTTACATATCAAAAAAGGCGAAATTGTTTCTATTGTTGGTGCTTCTGGTGCTGGAAAAACAACGCTGTTACAAATATTAGGCACATTGGATAAACCCAGCACAAAAAAGGAAAATGAAAATCAAAGTATCGAAAACCAAAGTTCATTAGTGATAAACAATGAGGATATTTTGAAGATGAACGACAAATCCTTATCCAAATTCAGAAATTTAAATTTGGGGTTTATTTTTCAGTTTCACCAATTGTTACCCGAATTTACGGCATTAGAAAATGTTTGTATTCCTGCTTATATTGCTGGGAAAAAAGTTTCTGAAACCGAAAAAGAGGCTAAAAAATTATTAGACTATTTAGGGCTGTCACACAGAATAAATCACAAACCAAACGAACTTTCGGGCGGTGAACAGCAGCGTGTTGCGGTTGCAAGAGCATTAATCAACAAACCTGATGTTATTTTTGCAGATGAGCCATCTGGGAATCTAGACACGCATTCGGCCGAAAATTTACATCAATTATTTTTTCAGCTTCGAGATGAATTCGGACAAACTTTTGTGATTGTAACCCATAATGAAGAATTGGCTAATATGGCTGATAGAAAATTAATAATGGTAGATGGCCAAATTAGCAATGAGTAA
- a CDS encoding TIGR02757 family protein yields the protein MNQTELKDFLDEKVLQYNTLDFIESDPVQIPHLFSRKEDIEIAGFLSATIAWGNRKMIIKNSHKMMNLMGNAPYDFVLSHSEDNLEQLEYFVHRTFNGQDFISFIKGLQHIYKNHGGLETVFTKHQETDSMQKSISEFKKTFFEIQHQNRAQKHISDPMNGSAAKRINMYLRWMCRQDNKGVDLGIWKNISPSLLSCPLDVHSGNVARKLGLLTRKQNDGKALTELDTKLRELDPNDPVKYDFALFGLGVFEGF from the coding sequence ATGAATCAAACTGAGCTCAAAGATTTTCTTGACGAAAAAGTGCTTCAATACAATACCCTAGATTTTATTGAAAGTGACCCTGTCCAAATTCCGCATTTGTTTTCGAGAAAAGAAGATATAGAAATTGCTGGCTTTTTGAGTGCAACCATCGCTTGGGGCAACCGTAAAATGATTATCAAAAACTCTCATAAGATGATGAATTTGATGGGCAATGCACCTTATGATTTTGTACTTTCCCATAGCGAAGATAATTTAGAGCAATTAGAATACTTTGTCCACAGAACCTTTAATGGACAGGATTTTATCAGTTTTATAAAAGGACTGCAGCATATTTATAAAAATCACGGCGGACTTGAAACTGTTTTTACAAAACATCAGGAAACCGATTCGATGCAAAAAAGCATTTCTGAATTCAAAAAAACATTCTTCGAAATCCAGCATCAAAACAGAGCCCAAAAACACATCTCAGACCCAATGAATGGTTCGGCAGCAAAACGCATCAACATGTACCTAAGATGGATGTGCCGTCAGGACAATAAAGGTGTTGATTTAGGAATTTGGAAAAACATCTCACCTTCACTCCTGTCTTGTCCTCTTGATGTCCATTCTGGAAATGTTGCCAGAAAACTAGGCTTGCTCACAAGAAAACAAAACGATGGAAAAGCCTTGACAGAGCTAGACACAAAACTCCGTGAACTCGATCCCAATGACCCAGTAAAATATGATTTTGCTTTATTTGGATTGGGAGTATTTGAGGGGTTTTAA